A stretch of the Perca flavescens isolate YP-PL-M2 chromosome 10, PFLA_1.0, whole genome shotgun sequence genome encodes the following:
- the LOC114562786 gene encoding cytoplasmic polyadenylation element-binding protein 4 isoform X2 translates to MGDYGFGVLVKNSGGNKSAFPVRIPPHLQPQHPHHPSNPPSPPSFVNNTCSTNGGSSWLFPAVAQHSNMQDEILESDKSKALDLQDMQEKSQVQAQPQALSPGQQEGGGGLGELDGALPEDGPLEKGSLESSGGKEKLRMESPVLSGFDYQDSLGMGTSCAQSTSSSSSLTSFNNWSPAVPSTQSPVVGEDVGGFFGPAGSNANGPPLLFQNFSHHAGPGFGAGGSFSPQIGPVSQHHPPPTPHPQHYHPHGQGVPQQHRRSPASPHPPQPSFPPHPHRTGPFTQLPHLAPAQSKPPSPWGSYQGTSTPTSTSWSPGGYGGWGGTQGVREYRRGVGGGMTGLNSISPLKKSFPNNQVPSQKFPRNSSGFNHKGWVEDSMSRSDSVYPFQERTRSFDGFSMHSLENSLIDIMRAEQDSLKGRYSFSHQGGDGPLPMNARSYGRRRGHSSLFPMEDERSFGEDESGDQGLAGLGSVHCFPHLNGERVERYSRKVFVGGLPPDIDEDEITASFRRFGHLFVDWPHKAESKSYFPPKGYAFLLFQDESSVQALIDACIQEDGKLYLCVSSPTIKDKPVQIRPWNLNDSDFVMDGSQPLDPRKTIFVGGVPRPLRAVELAMIMDRLYGGVCYAGIDTDPELKYPKGAGRVAFSNQQSYIAAISARFVQLQHGEIDKRVEVKPYVLDDQLCDECQGTRCGGKFAPFFCANVTCLQYYCEYCWAAIHSRAGREFHKPLVKEGGDRPRHISFRWN, encoded by the exons ATGGGGGACTACGGGTTTGGAGTTCTGGTGAAGAACAGCGGCGGTAACAAATCTGCTTTCCCTGTAAGGATCCCTCCTCACCTTCAACCCCAGCACCCTCACCACCCCTCCAACCCCCCCAGCCCCCCTTCCTTCGTAAACAACACCTGCTCCACCAATGGAGGCAGTTCTTGGCTGTTCCCTGCTGTAGCCCAACACAGTAACATGCAAGATGAGATTCTGGAGTCAGACAAGTCCAAGGCCTTGGACCTCCAAGACATGCAGGAGAAGTCTCAGGTCCAGGCCCAGCCCCAGGCCCTGTCCCCGGGCCAACAGGAGGGTGGGGGAGGCCTAGGAGAGCTCGATGGAGCGCTTCCTGAAGACGGCCCATTGGAGAAGGGTTCTTTGGAGAGCAGTGGGGGAAAGGAGAAGCTGAGGATGGAGTCCCCTGTGCTAAGCGGGTTCGACTACCAGGACAGCCTGGGAATGGGTACAAGCTGTGCACaatccacctcctcctcatcctctctgACCAGTTTTAACAACTGGTCCCCTGCTGTCCCATCCACTCAGTCTCCAGTGGTCGGGGAAGACGTCGGAGGGTTCTTCGGTCCGGCCGGCTCCAACGCCAACGGACCTCCCCTGCTGTTCCAGAACTTCTCCCACCATGCCGGGCCTGGCTTTGGAGCGGGAGGTAGTTTCTCCCCGCAGATTGGACCAGTGTCCCAGCACCACCCACCACCCACTCCTCACCCCCAGCACTACCACCCCCATGGTCAGGGGGTCCCACAGCAGCACCGGCGCTCCCCAGCTAGCCCTCATCCACCCCAGCCCTCCTTTCCTCCGCACCCCCATCGCACCGGACCGTTCACCCAGCTGCCCCACCTCGCTCCTGCCCAGAGCAAACCACCTTCACCCTGGGGAAGCTACCAGGGAACCTCCACTCCCACATCCACCTCCTGGAGCCCCGGTGGGTATGGTGGCTGGGGAGGCACGCAGGGGGTCCGAGAGTACAGGCGGGGGGTAGGTGGAGGGATGACGGGTCTCAACTCAATCTCTCCGCTGAAGAAGTCCTTCCCCAACAATCAG GTTCCTTCTCAGAAGTTCCCCAGAAATAGCTCTGGTTTCAATCACAAGGGCTGGGTGGAGGACAGCATGAGCCGCAGTGACAGTGTCTACCCTTTCCAG GAGAGAACACGGTCCTTTGATGGTTTCAGTATGCACTCTCTGGAGAACTCTCTGATTGACATTATGAGGGCTGAGCAGGATTCCTTGAAAG GACGCTACAGCTTCTCTCACCAGGGTGGAGATGGGCCTCTACCTATGAATG CGAGAAGTTATGGCAGAAGACGAG GCCATTCGTCCCTGTTCCCCATGGAGGATGAGCGCTCTTTCGGAGAGGACGAGTCTGGTGACCAGGGGCTCGCTGGCCTCGGTTCGGTCCACTGTTTCCCCCACCTCAATGGTGAACGCGTGGAGCGATATTCACGCAAAGTGTTTGTTGGAGGGCTGCCCCCAGACATCGATGAAG ATGAAATTACTGCCAGTTTCCGCCGTTTTGGTCACTTGTTTGTTGACTGGCCCCACAAGGCGGAGAGCAAGTCCTATTTCCCACCAAAAG GATATGCGTTCCTGCTGTTCCAAGACGAGAGCTCTGTTCAGGCCCTGATCGACGCCTGCATTCAGGAGGATGGCAAGctttacctgtgtgtctccagtCCCACCATCAAAGACAAGCCT gtcCAGATTCGGCCCTGGAACCTCAACGACAGCGACTTTGTAATGGACGGCTCTCAGCCATTGGACCCGAGGAAAACCATCTTTGTAGGGGGTGTCCCTCGTCCCCTACGTGCAG TGGAGCTGGCTATGATCATGGACCGTCTGTATGGGGGAGTGTGTTATGCTGGGATTGACACAGACCCTGAACTCAAGTATCCAAAAGGGGCGGGGCGAGTAGCCTTCTCCAATCAGCAAAGCTACATTGCAGCCATTAGTGCCCGATTTGTTCAACTGCAGCACGGGGAGATTGATAAACGG GTGGAAGTGAAGCCATATGTCCTGGACGACCAGCTGTGTGACGAGTGCCAGGGCACCCGCTGCGGGGGGAAGTTTGCTCCTTTCTTCTGCGCCAACGTGACCTGTCTGCAGTACTACTGCGAGTACTGCTGGGCAGCCATCCACTCCCGGGCCGGCCGCGAGTTCCACAAGCCGCTGGTGAAGGAGGGAGGGGACCGACCGCGACACATCTCCTTCCGCTGGAACTGA
- the LOC114562786 gene encoding cytoplasmic polyadenylation element-binding protein 4 isoform X4, which yields MGDYGFGVLVKNSGGNKSAFPVRIPPHLQPQHPHHPSNPPSPPSFVNNTCSTNGGSSWLFPAVAQHSNMQDEILESDKSKALDLQDMQEKSQVQAQPQALSPGQQEGGGGLGELDGALPEDGPLEKGSLESSGGKEKLRMESPVLSGFDYQDSLGMGTSCAQSTSSSSSLTSFNNWSPAVPSTQSPVVGEDVGGFFGPAGSNANGPPLLFQNFSHHAGPGFGAGGSFSPQIGPVSQHHPPPTPHPQHYHPHGQGVPQQHRRSPASPHPPQPSFPPHPHRTGPFTQLPHLAPAQSKPPSPWGSYQGTSTPTSTSWSPGGYGGWGGTQGVREYRRGVGGGMTGLNSISPLKKSFPNNQVPSQKFPRNSSGFNHKGWVEDSMSRSDSVYPFQERTRSFDGFSMHSLENSLIDIMRAEQDSLKGRYSFSHQGGDGPLPMNGHSSLFPMEDERSFGEDESGDQGLAGLGSVHCFPHLNGERVERYSRKVFVGGLPPDIDEDEITASFRRFGHLFVDWPHKAESKSYFPPKGYAFLLFQDESSVQALIDACIQEDGKLYLCVSSPTIKDKPVQIRPWNLNDSDFVMDGSQPLDPRKTIFVGGVPRPLRAVELAMIMDRLYGGVCYAGIDTDPELKYPKGAGRVAFSNQQSYIAAISARFVQLQHGEIDKRVEVKPYVLDDQLCDECQGTRCGGKFAPFFCANVTCLQYYCEYCWAAIHSRAGREFHKPLVKEGGDRPRHISFRWN from the exons ATGGGGGACTACGGGTTTGGAGTTCTGGTGAAGAACAGCGGCGGTAACAAATCTGCTTTCCCTGTAAGGATCCCTCCTCACCTTCAACCCCAGCACCCTCACCACCCCTCCAACCCCCCCAGCCCCCCTTCCTTCGTAAACAACACCTGCTCCACCAATGGAGGCAGTTCTTGGCTGTTCCCTGCTGTAGCCCAACACAGTAACATGCAAGATGAGATTCTGGAGTCAGACAAGTCCAAGGCCTTGGACCTCCAAGACATGCAGGAGAAGTCTCAGGTCCAGGCCCAGCCCCAGGCCCTGTCCCCGGGCCAACAGGAGGGTGGGGGAGGCCTAGGAGAGCTCGATGGAGCGCTTCCTGAAGACGGCCCATTGGAGAAGGGTTCTTTGGAGAGCAGTGGGGGAAAGGAGAAGCTGAGGATGGAGTCCCCTGTGCTAAGCGGGTTCGACTACCAGGACAGCCTGGGAATGGGTACAAGCTGTGCACaatccacctcctcctcatcctctctgACCAGTTTTAACAACTGGTCCCCTGCTGTCCCATCCACTCAGTCTCCAGTGGTCGGGGAAGACGTCGGAGGGTTCTTCGGTCCGGCCGGCTCCAACGCCAACGGACCTCCCCTGCTGTTCCAGAACTTCTCCCACCATGCCGGGCCTGGCTTTGGAGCGGGAGGTAGTTTCTCCCCGCAGATTGGACCAGTGTCCCAGCACCACCCACCACCCACTCCTCACCCCCAGCACTACCACCCCCATGGTCAGGGGGTCCCACAGCAGCACCGGCGCTCCCCAGCTAGCCCTCATCCACCCCAGCCCTCCTTTCCTCCGCACCCCCATCGCACCGGACCGTTCACCCAGCTGCCCCACCTCGCTCCTGCCCAGAGCAAACCACCTTCACCCTGGGGAAGCTACCAGGGAACCTCCACTCCCACATCCACCTCCTGGAGCCCCGGTGGGTATGGTGGCTGGGGAGGCACGCAGGGGGTCCGAGAGTACAGGCGGGGGGTAGGTGGAGGGATGACGGGTCTCAACTCAATCTCTCCGCTGAAGAAGTCCTTCCCCAACAATCAG GTTCCTTCTCAGAAGTTCCCCAGAAATAGCTCTGGTTTCAATCACAAGGGCTGGGTGGAGGACAGCATGAGCCGCAGTGACAGTGTCTACCCTTTCCAG GAGAGAACACGGTCCTTTGATGGTTTCAGTATGCACTCTCTGGAGAACTCTCTGATTGACATTATGAGGGCTGAGCAGGATTCCTTGAAAG GACGCTACAGCTTCTCTCACCAGGGTGGAGATGGGCCTCTACCTATGAATG GCCATTCGTCCCTGTTCCCCATGGAGGATGAGCGCTCTTTCGGAGAGGACGAGTCTGGTGACCAGGGGCTCGCTGGCCTCGGTTCGGTCCACTGTTTCCCCCACCTCAATGGTGAACGCGTGGAGCGATATTCACGCAAAGTGTTTGTTGGAGGGCTGCCCCCAGACATCGATGAAG ATGAAATTACTGCCAGTTTCCGCCGTTTTGGTCACTTGTTTGTTGACTGGCCCCACAAGGCGGAGAGCAAGTCCTATTTCCCACCAAAAG GATATGCGTTCCTGCTGTTCCAAGACGAGAGCTCTGTTCAGGCCCTGATCGACGCCTGCATTCAGGAGGATGGCAAGctttacctgtgtgtctccagtCCCACCATCAAAGACAAGCCT gtcCAGATTCGGCCCTGGAACCTCAACGACAGCGACTTTGTAATGGACGGCTCTCAGCCATTGGACCCGAGGAAAACCATCTTTGTAGGGGGTGTCCCTCGTCCCCTACGTGCAG TGGAGCTGGCTATGATCATGGACCGTCTGTATGGGGGAGTGTGTTATGCTGGGATTGACACAGACCCTGAACTCAAGTATCCAAAAGGGGCGGGGCGAGTAGCCTTCTCCAATCAGCAAAGCTACATTGCAGCCATTAGTGCCCGATTTGTTCAACTGCAGCACGGGGAGATTGATAAACGG GTGGAAGTGAAGCCATATGTCCTGGACGACCAGCTGTGTGACGAGTGCCAGGGCACCCGCTGCGGGGGGAAGTTTGCTCCTTTCTTCTGCGCCAACGTGACCTGTCTGCAGTACTACTGCGAGTACTGCTGGGCAGCCATCCACTCCCGGGCCGGCCGCGAGTTCCACAAGCCGCTGGTGAAGGAGGGAGGGGACCGACCGCGACACATCTCCTTCCGCTGGAACTGA
- the LOC114562786 gene encoding cytoplasmic polyadenylation element-binding protein 4 isoform X3, with protein MGDYGFGVLVKNSGGNKSAFPVRIPPHLQPQHPHHPSNPPSPPSFVNNTCSTNGGSSWLFPAVAQHSNMQDEILESDKSKALDLQDMQEKSQVQAQPQALSPGQQEGGGGLGELDGALPEDGPLEKGSLESSGGKEKLRMESPVLSGFDYQDSLGMGTSCAQSTSSSSSLTSFNNWSPAVPSTQSPVVGEDVGGFFGPAGSNANGPPLLFQNFSHHAGPGFGAGGSFSPQIGPVSQHHPPPTPHPQHYHPHGQGVPQQHRRSPASPHPPQPSFPPHPHRTGPFTQLPHLAPAQSKPPSPWGSYQGTSTPTSTSWSPGGYGGWGGTQGVREYRRGVGGGMTGLNSISPLKKSFPNNQVPSQKFPRNSSGFNHKGWVEDSMSRSDSVYPFQQERTRSFDGFSMHSLENSLIDIMRAEQDSLKGRYSFSHQGGDGPLPMNGHSSLFPMEDERSFGEDESGDQGLAGLGSVHCFPHLNGERVERYSRKVFVGGLPPDIDEDEITASFRRFGHLFVDWPHKAESKSYFPPKGYAFLLFQDESSVQALIDACIQEDGKLYLCVSSPTIKDKPVQIRPWNLNDSDFVMDGSQPLDPRKTIFVGGVPRPLRAVELAMIMDRLYGGVCYAGIDTDPELKYPKGAGRVAFSNQQSYIAAISARFVQLQHGEIDKRVEVKPYVLDDQLCDECQGTRCGGKFAPFFCANVTCLQYYCEYCWAAIHSRAGREFHKPLVKEGGDRPRHISFRWN; from the exons ATGGGGGACTACGGGTTTGGAGTTCTGGTGAAGAACAGCGGCGGTAACAAATCTGCTTTCCCTGTAAGGATCCCTCCTCACCTTCAACCCCAGCACCCTCACCACCCCTCCAACCCCCCCAGCCCCCCTTCCTTCGTAAACAACACCTGCTCCACCAATGGAGGCAGTTCTTGGCTGTTCCCTGCTGTAGCCCAACACAGTAACATGCAAGATGAGATTCTGGAGTCAGACAAGTCCAAGGCCTTGGACCTCCAAGACATGCAGGAGAAGTCTCAGGTCCAGGCCCAGCCCCAGGCCCTGTCCCCGGGCCAACAGGAGGGTGGGGGAGGCCTAGGAGAGCTCGATGGAGCGCTTCCTGAAGACGGCCCATTGGAGAAGGGTTCTTTGGAGAGCAGTGGGGGAAAGGAGAAGCTGAGGATGGAGTCCCCTGTGCTAAGCGGGTTCGACTACCAGGACAGCCTGGGAATGGGTACAAGCTGTGCACaatccacctcctcctcatcctctctgACCAGTTTTAACAACTGGTCCCCTGCTGTCCCATCCACTCAGTCTCCAGTGGTCGGGGAAGACGTCGGAGGGTTCTTCGGTCCGGCCGGCTCCAACGCCAACGGACCTCCCCTGCTGTTCCAGAACTTCTCCCACCATGCCGGGCCTGGCTTTGGAGCGGGAGGTAGTTTCTCCCCGCAGATTGGACCAGTGTCCCAGCACCACCCACCACCCACTCCTCACCCCCAGCACTACCACCCCCATGGTCAGGGGGTCCCACAGCAGCACCGGCGCTCCCCAGCTAGCCCTCATCCACCCCAGCCCTCCTTTCCTCCGCACCCCCATCGCACCGGACCGTTCACCCAGCTGCCCCACCTCGCTCCTGCCCAGAGCAAACCACCTTCACCCTGGGGAAGCTACCAGGGAACCTCCACTCCCACATCCACCTCCTGGAGCCCCGGTGGGTATGGTGGCTGGGGAGGCACGCAGGGGGTCCGAGAGTACAGGCGGGGGGTAGGTGGAGGGATGACGGGTCTCAACTCAATCTCTCCGCTGAAGAAGTCCTTCCCCAACAATCAG GTTCCTTCTCAGAAGTTCCCCAGAAATAGCTCTGGTTTCAATCACAAGGGCTGGGTGGAGGACAGCATGAGCCGCAGTGACAGTGTCTACCCTTTCCAG CAGGAGAGAACACGGTCCTTTGATGGTTTCAGTATGCACTCTCTGGAGAACTCTCTGATTGACATTATGAGGGCTGAGCAGGATTCCTTGAAAG GACGCTACAGCTTCTCTCACCAGGGTGGAGATGGGCCTCTACCTATGAATG GCCATTCGTCCCTGTTCCCCATGGAGGATGAGCGCTCTTTCGGAGAGGACGAGTCTGGTGACCAGGGGCTCGCTGGCCTCGGTTCGGTCCACTGTTTCCCCCACCTCAATGGTGAACGCGTGGAGCGATATTCACGCAAAGTGTTTGTTGGAGGGCTGCCCCCAGACATCGATGAAG ATGAAATTACTGCCAGTTTCCGCCGTTTTGGTCACTTGTTTGTTGACTGGCCCCACAAGGCGGAGAGCAAGTCCTATTTCCCACCAAAAG GATATGCGTTCCTGCTGTTCCAAGACGAGAGCTCTGTTCAGGCCCTGATCGACGCCTGCATTCAGGAGGATGGCAAGctttacctgtgtgtctccagtCCCACCATCAAAGACAAGCCT gtcCAGATTCGGCCCTGGAACCTCAACGACAGCGACTTTGTAATGGACGGCTCTCAGCCATTGGACCCGAGGAAAACCATCTTTGTAGGGGGTGTCCCTCGTCCCCTACGTGCAG TGGAGCTGGCTATGATCATGGACCGTCTGTATGGGGGAGTGTGTTATGCTGGGATTGACACAGACCCTGAACTCAAGTATCCAAAAGGGGCGGGGCGAGTAGCCTTCTCCAATCAGCAAAGCTACATTGCAGCCATTAGTGCCCGATTTGTTCAACTGCAGCACGGGGAGATTGATAAACGG GTGGAAGTGAAGCCATATGTCCTGGACGACCAGCTGTGTGACGAGTGCCAGGGCACCCGCTGCGGGGGGAAGTTTGCTCCTTTCTTCTGCGCCAACGTGACCTGTCTGCAGTACTACTGCGAGTACTGCTGGGCAGCCATCCACTCCCGGGCCGGCCGCGAGTTCCACAAGCCGCTGGTGAAGGAGGGAGGGGACCGACCGCGACACATCTCCTTCCGCTGGAACTGA
- the LOC114562786 gene encoding cytoplasmic polyadenylation element-binding protein 4 isoform X1 — protein MGDYGFGVLVKNSGGNKSAFPVRIPPHLQPQHPHHPSNPPSPPSFVNNTCSTNGGSSWLFPAVAQHSNMQDEILESDKSKALDLQDMQEKSQVQAQPQALSPGQQEGGGGLGELDGALPEDGPLEKGSLESSGGKEKLRMESPVLSGFDYQDSLGMGTSCAQSTSSSSSLTSFNNWSPAVPSTQSPVVGEDVGGFFGPAGSNANGPPLLFQNFSHHAGPGFGAGGSFSPQIGPVSQHHPPPTPHPQHYHPHGQGVPQQHRRSPASPHPPQPSFPPHPHRTGPFTQLPHLAPAQSKPPSPWGSYQGTSTPTSTSWSPGGYGGWGGTQGVREYRRGVGGGMTGLNSISPLKKSFPNNQVPSQKFPRNSSGFNHKGWVEDSMSRSDSVYPFQQERTRSFDGFSMHSLENSLIDIMRAEQDSLKGRYSFSHQGGDGPLPMNARSYGRRRGHSSLFPMEDERSFGEDESGDQGLAGLGSVHCFPHLNGERVERYSRKVFVGGLPPDIDEDEITASFRRFGHLFVDWPHKAESKSYFPPKGYAFLLFQDESSVQALIDACIQEDGKLYLCVSSPTIKDKPVQIRPWNLNDSDFVMDGSQPLDPRKTIFVGGVPRPLRAVELAMIMDRLYGGVCYAGIDTDPELKYPKGAGRVAFSNQQSYIAAISARFVQLQHGEIDKRVEVKPYVLDDQLCDECQGTRCGGKFAPFFCANVTCLQYYCEYCWAAIHSRAGREFHKPLVKEGGDRPRHISFRWN, from the exons ATGGGGGACTACGGGTTTGGAGTTCTGGTGAAGAACAGCGGCGGTAACAAATCTGCTTTCCCTGTAAGGATCCCTCCTCACCTTCAACCCCAGCACCCTCACCACCCCTCCAACCCCCCCAGCCCCCCTTCCTTCGTAAACAACACCTGCTCCACCAATGGAGGCAGTTCTTGGCTGTTCCCTGCTGTAGCCCAACACAGTAACATGCAAGATGAGATTCTGGAGTCAGACAAGTCCAAGGCCTTGGACCTCCAAGACATGCAGGAGAAGTCTCAGGTCCAGGCCCAGCCCCAGGCCCTGTCCCCGGGCCAACAGGAGGGTGGGGGAGGCCTAGGAGAGCTCGATGGAGCGCTTCCTGAAGACGGCCCATTGGAGAAGGGTTCTTTGGAGAGCAGTGGGGGAAAGGAGAAGCTGAGGATGGAGTCCCCTGTGCTAAGCGGGTTCGACTACCAGGACAGCCTGGGAATGGGTACAAGCTGTGCACaatccacctcctcctcatcctctctgACCAGTTTTAACAACTGGTCCCCTGCTGTCCCATCCACTCAGTCTCCAGTGGTCGGGGAAGACGTCGGAGGGTTCTTCGGTCCGGCCGGCTCCAACGCCAACGGACCTCCCCTGCTGTTCCAGAACTTCTCCCACCATGCCGGGCCTGGCTTTGGAGCGGGAGGTAGTTTCTCCCCGCAGATTGGACCAGTGTCCCAGCACCACCCACCACCCACTCCTCACCCCCAGCACTACCACCCCCATGGTCAGGGGGTCCCACAGCAGCACCGGCGCTCCCCAGCTAGCCCTCATCCACCCCAGCCCTCCTTTCCTCCGCACCCCCATCGCACCGGACCGTTCACCCAGCTGCCCCACCTCGCTCCTGCCCAGAGCAAACCACCTTCACCCTGGGGAAGCTACCAGGGAACCTCCACTCCCACATCCACCTCCTGGAGCCCCGGTGGGTATGGTGGCTGGGGAGGCACGCAGGGGGTCCGAGAGTACAGGCGGGGGGTAGGTGGAGGGATGACGGGTCTCAACTCAATCTCTCCGCTGAAGAAGTCCTTCCCCAACAATCAG GTTCCTTCTCAGAAGTTCCCCAGAAATAGCTCTGGTTTCAATCACAAGGGCTGGGTGGAGGACAGCATGAGCCGCAGTGACAGTGTCTACCCTTTCCAG CAGGAGAGAACACGGTCCTTTGATGGTTTCAGTATGCACTCTCTGGAGAACTCTCTGATTGACATTATGAGGGCTGAGCAGGATTCCTTGAAAG GACGCTACAGCTTCTCTCACCAGGGTGGAGATGGGCCTCTACCTATGAATG CGAGAAGTTATGGCAGAAGACGAG GCCATTCGTCCCTGTTCCCCATGGAGGATGAGCGCTCTTTCGGAGAGGACGAGTCTGGTGACCAGGGGCTCGCTGGCCTCGGTTCGGTCCACTGTTTCCCCCACCTCAATGGTGAACGCGTGGAGCGATATTCACGCAAAGTGTTTGTTGGAGGGCTGCCCCCAGACATCGATGAAG ATGAAATTACTGCCAGTTTCCGCCGTTTTGGTCACTTGTTTGTTGACTGGCCCCACAAGGCGGAGAGCAAGTCCTATTTCCCACCAAAAG GATATGCGTTCCTGCTGTTCCAAGACGAGAGCTCTGTTCAGGCCCTGATCGACGCCTGCATTCAGGAGGATGGCAAGctttacctgtgtgtctccagtCCCACCATCAAAGACAAGCCT gtcCAGATTCGGCCCTGGAACCTCAACGACAGCGACTTTGTAATGGACGGCTCTCAGCCATTGGACCCGAGGAAAACCATCTTTGTAGGGGGTGTCCCTCGTCCCCTACGTGCAG TGGAGCTGGCTATGATCATGGACCGTCTGTATGGGGGAGTGTGTTATGCTGGGATTGACACAGACCCTGAACTCAAGTATCCAAAAGGGGCGGGGCGAGTAGCCTTCTCCAATCAGCAAAGCTACATTGCAGCCATTAGTGCCCGATTTGTTCAACTGCAGCACGGGGAGATTGATAAACGG GTGGAAGTGAAGCCATATGTCCTGGACGACCAGCTGTGTGACGAGTGCCAGGGCACCCGCTGCGGGGGGAAGTTTGCTCCTTTCTTCTGCGCCAACGTGACCTGTCTGCAGTACTACTGCGAGTACTGCTGGGCAGCCATCCACTCCCGGGCCGGCCGCGAGTTCCACAAGCCGCTGGTGAAGGAGGGAGGGGACCGACCGCGACACATCTCCTTCCGCTGGAACTGA